In Macadamia integrifolia cultivar HAES 741 chromosome 12, SCU_Mint_v3, whole genome shotgun sequence, the following are encoded in one genomic region:
- the LOC122058026 gene encoding transcription factor PCL1-like gives MGEEVQRNRFERGLGDGDNDRVLEWEVGLPGADDLTPLSQSLIPPELASAFSISPQPYQTMLDVNRASQNTLSSICRHSQAFTSNHLKSLPSSAEDPSLDPLVVEDDENDPESTNKDDYDPRKVRRLDSAEEVDSASRTESSYNNNNDDHSARSLKRPRLMWTPQLHKRFVDVVAHLGIKNAVPKTIMQLMNVEGLTRENVASHLQKYRLYLKRMQGLSNEGPSSSDHLFASTPVPQSFHESGANAHMPLPMPYLVMPMPVFGDAHGHGHMGMPVGNPPTPATCHGFDSHPYNMFREQQRDWSGNKFGSMMSYRHVNSNDK, from the coding sequence ATGGGGGAAGAAGTGCAGAGGAACAGATTCGAAAGAGGCCTCGGTGATGGAGATAATGACCGAGTCCTGGAATGGGAGGTCGGGTTGCCCGGCGCTGACGATCTGACGCCTTTGTCTCAGTCTTTGATTCCTCCAGAGCTCGCCTCGGCTTTCAGTATATCACCTCAGCCCTATCAAACCATGCTTGATGTGAATCGCGCCTCCCAGAACACGCTATCGAGCATCTGCCGCCACTCGCAGGCTTTTACCTCCAACCACCTCAAATCTCTGCCTTCCTCCGCCGAGGACCCGAGTCTTGACCCCTTGGTCGTTGAAGATGACGAAAATGATCCTGAGAGTACCAACAAGGATGACTATGATCCTCGCAAGGTAAGAAGACTTGACAGCGCTGAAGAGGTTGATTCGGCTTCGCGGACAGAGAGTTCTTACAACAATAATAACGATGATCACTCTGCTCGGTCCTTGAAAAGGCCCCGACTGATGTGGACTCCGCAACTTCACAAACGATTTGTCGATGTCGTCGCGCATCTGGGTATCAAGAACGCCGTCCCCAAGACCATCATGCAATTGATGAACGTGGAGGGTTTAACCAGAGAAAACGTCGCCAGCCACCTCCAGAAGTATCGCTTGTACTTGAAGAGGATGCAGGGCTTGTCCAACGAAGGCCCTTCCTCTTCGGATCATCTCTTTGCATCAACCCCTGTGCCACAGAGCTTTCACGAATCCGGTGCTAATGCCCACATGCCGCTTCCGATGCCGTACCTTGTGATGCCTATGCCGGTATTTGGTGATGCCCACGGTCATGGTCATATGGGGATGCCCGTAGGTAATCCACCCACCCCTGCTACCTGTCATGGCTTCGACTCTCATCCCTATAACATGTTTCGGGAGCAGCAGCGGGATTGGTCGGGTAATAAGTTCGGTTCGATGATGTCTTATCGTCATGTTAACTCAAACGATAAATGA
- the LOC122058158 gene encoding protein TOC75-3, chloroplastic-like, translating into MAFCGTAQLLSPSLSPSLSSSRRRATHSVVRPTASHSPLNSSSFSSATIKCDHSSTPFPLPDPSIRSPKSKTLSPLFKIFAFFGPSGVLFHLSSSNPPLFSTNGYGPGNSGPVDGGGGGGGWGWNGNGGGGDDGGFWSRLFSPSAIAGEEESQSQEWDTHGLPANIVVQLNKLSGFKKYKLSEILFFDRRRRTTVGTEDSFFEMVSLRPGGIYTKAHLQKELETLATCGMFEKVDLEGKTMPDGTLAVTISFAESTWQSADSFRCINVGMMPQSKPVEMDPDMTDKEKMEYFRSQEKDYKRRIERARPCLLPLPVHREVMQMLREQGKVSARLLQRIRDRVQKWYHDEGYACAQVVNFGNLNTKEVVCEVVEGDITQLVVQFQDKLGNVCEGNTQLAVVRRELPKQLRQGHIFNIEAGKQALRNINSLALFSNIEVNPRPDEKNDGGIIVEIKLKELEQKTAEVSTEWSIVPGRQGRPTLASIQPSGTVSFEHRNLNGLNRSLLGSVTTSNFLNPQDDLAFKLEYVHPYLDGVYNPRNRIFRANCFNSRKLSPVFTGGPGTDEVPPIWVDRAGFKANITESFTRQSKFTYGLVMEEITTRDESSHISANGQRQLPSGGITADGPPTTLSGTGIDRMAFAQANITRDNTKFVNGAIVGERNVFQLDQGLGVGSKFPFFNRHQLTVTRFIPLKEVEEGAGKPPPPLLILHGHYGGCVGDLPSYDAFTLGGPYSVRGYNMGELGACRNILELAAELRIPVRNTHVYAFAEHGNDLGSSKDVKGNPTEYYRRAGQGSSYGVGVKLGLVRAEYAVDHNAGTGALFLRFGERF; encoded by the exons ATGGCGTTCTGTGGCACGGCACAGCTGCTGAGCCCCAGTCTCAGCCCTTCACTCAGCTCCTCCCGGAGAAGAGCAACCCACTCCGTTGTTCGCCCCACCGCTTCACACTCTCCTCTtaactcttcttctttttcttcagctACTATCAAATGTGATCATTCCTCCACTCCATTTCCTCTTCCTGACCCCTCAATCCGCTCCCCTAAATCTAaaaccctctcccctctcttcaAAATCTTTGCCTTCTTCGGTCCCTCTGGTGTTCTCTTCCACCTATCTTCCTCCAACCCTCCTCTTTTCTCAACCAATGGTTACGGCCCTGGCAACAGCGGACCCGTCGATGGAGGTGGCGGCGGTGGCGGTTGGGGTTGGAATggcaatggtggtggtggtgatgatggcGGTTTCTGGTCACGATTGTTCTCTCCATCAGCTATAGCTGGAGAAGAAGAATCTCAATCTCAGGAATGGGACACCCATGGTCTTCCGGCGAACATCGTTGTTCAACTCAACAAGCTCAGTGGATTCAAGAAATACAAGTTATCTGAGATTCTATTCTTCGACCGTCGTCGTAGGACAACCGTGGGCACCGAAGATTCCTTCTTCGAGATGGTCTCCCTCCGCCCTGGTGGCATCTACACGAAGGCCCATCTTCAGAAggagcttgaaaccctagctaccTGTGGGATGTTCGAGAAGGTAGATCTGGAGGGTAAGACCATGCCAGATGGTACTCTCGCCGTCACGATATCCTTTGCCGAAAGCACATGGCAGTCGGCTGACTCTTTCCGTTGCATCAATGTTGGTATGATGCCGCAGTCCAAGCCAGTGGAGATGGACCCTGACATGACTGATAAGGAGAAAATGGAATATTTCCGGAGTCAGGAGAAGGATTACAAGAGGAGAATTGAAAGGGCAAGGCCGTGTCTGTTGCCGCTCCCTGTTCATCGGGAGGTCATGCAGATGCTAAGGGAGCAGGGGAAGGTCAGTGCCAGGTTACTACAGAGGATTCGGGACCGAGTCCAGAAGTGGTACCACGACGAAGGCTACGCCTGTGCGCAGGTTGTGAATTTCGGCAATCTCAATACGAAGGAGGTGGTGTGCGAGGTTGTGGAGGGTGATATTACCCAATTGGTTGTACAGTTTCAAGATAAGCTGGGGAATGTCTGTGAGGGGAACACCCAACTTGCTGTCGTTAGGAGAGAATTGCCCAAACAG CTTCGACAAGGCCATATTTTCAATATAGAAGCAGGGAAACAAGCTCTCAGGAACATAAATTCTCTTGCTTTATTCTCCAATATCGAAGTGAACCCACGACCTGATGAAAAGAATGATGGAGGAATCATAGTTGAGATAAAGCTGAAGGAGCTCGAGCAAAAGACTGCCGAAGTCAGCACAGAGTGGAGTATCGTTCCTGGACGTCAAGGTCGACCAACCCTG GCATCAATCCAACCTTCAGGAACCGTCTCCTTTGAGCATCGAAATCTCAATGGGCTAAATAGATCTCTTCTTGGTTCAGTAACCACCAGCAATTTTCTCAATCCACAG GATGATCTTGCTTTCAAGCTGGAGTATGTACATCCATATCTTGATGGTGTGTACAATCCTCGCAACCGCATCTTCCGTGCAAACTGCTTCAACAGCCGGAAGCTGAGCCCAGTTTTCACGGGTGGACCCGGCACTGATGAAGTTCCACCAATATGGGTTGATCGAGCAGGTTTCAAAGCCAATATTACAGAG AGCTTCACTCGTCAGAGCAAATTTACGTATGGACTGGTGATGGAGGAAATAACAACACGTGATGAAAGCAGTCACATTTCTGCTAATGGTCAGAGGCAATTGCCAAGTGGGGGAATCACTGCAGATGGACCTCCAACAACCCTCAGTGGCACTGGCATTGATCGAATGGCATTTGCACAGGCAAATATCACACGTGATAACACTAAGTTTGTGAATGGAGCCATAGTGGGTGAGAGGAATGTGTTTCAG CTGGACCAGGGGCTTGGAGTTGGCAGCAAGTTTCCATTCTTTAATCGCCACCAGCTAACAGTGACCCGCTTCATCCCATTGAAGGAGGTTGAAGAAGGTGCGGGTAAACCACCACCCCCTTTACTGATCCTTCATGGCCACTATGGTGGTTGTGTGGGAGACCTCCCCAGCTATGATGCTTTTACACTTGGCGGGCCTTACTCTGTGAGGGGCTACAACATGGGTGAGCTTGGTGCTTGCAGAAACATCCTTGAG CTTGCAGCTGAGCTGCGTATACCTGTGAGGAACACCCATGTTTATGCTTTTGCTGAACATGGCAATGATCTTGGAAGTTCAAAGGATGTGAAGGGGAACCCAACGGAGTATTACCGGCGAGCAGGTCAAGGCTCCTCATATGGTGTCGGTGTGAAGCTAGGTCTGGTACGTGCAGAGTATGCTGTTGATCACAATGCCGGTACTGGTGCACTTTTTCTTAGGTTTGGCGAGAGGTTTTGA
- the LOC122057932 gene encoding uncharacterized protein LOC122057932, which yields MAQMEKIQRQMESRTTPNTPTAQQLLNDDAGWSAPTTPSLGLYEEDHSQHSKKSVLAKVKDRAKKWKHTLSKKKHNPDDNTTPTWGVKLEDDDDQEDEPEYLGAPSNYIYSISPSPFLLFKVNGRQFF from the exons ATGGCTCAGATGGAGAAGATACAAAGACAAATGGAAAGTCGAACTACACCTAATACACCAACAGCACAACAACTTCTCAACG ATGATGCTGGGTGGTCAGCACCAACGACACCGTCGTTAGGGTTATACGAAGAAGATCATAGCCAGCATTCCAAGAAATCGGTTCTGGCAAAAGTGAAAGACAGGGCTAAGAAATGGAAACACACTCTTTCTAAGAAAAAGCACAATCCTGATGATAACACCACTCCTACATGGGGTGTTAAGTTGGAAGATGATGACGATCAAGAAGACGAACCTGAATATTTGGGAGCTCCCAGTAACTATATTTACTCTAtatctccttctccctttctcttgtTTAAAGTTAATGGGCGccaatttttttga
- the LOC122058163 gene encoding uncharacterized protein LOC122058163, giving the protein MTTDHSEEKEHNKDKQNDPADKNKSITQTVTDKLAPACATVTSTLAPAYATVSEATNRIASKIYISTAPNADNTSTDSVGSTSTGAGPSEHLWDKGVSVKEYLMHKLEPGEDERALSQVITEAISPKKETPSGDNRDVGMVEKVRGVVSSLLWSNNDSSTSGLSTTTAATTMTANNTSTNIPVSANAHHTALEQEEKTEARRLQAN; this is encoded by the exons ATGACCACTGATCACAGTGAGGAGAAAGAACATAACAAAGACAAACAGAACGACCCAGCTGACAAAAACAAGTCCATTACCCAAACCGTGACCGATAAGCTTGCGCCAGCTTGTGCAACAGTCACATCCACACTTGCTCCAGCTTATGCCACCGTTTCTGAAGCCACCAACCGGATTGCTTCCAAGATTTACATCTCCACTGCCCCCAATGCAGACAACACAAGCACTGATAGTGTCGGAAGCACCAGCACAGGGGCGGGTCCCTCTGAACACCTATGGGACAAAGGCGTGTCAGTGAAAGAGTATCTGATGCATAAACTGGAACCAGGTGAAGATGAGAGAGCCCTTTCTCAGGTGATCACCGAAGCCATCAGTCCAAAGAAAGAAACGCCCAGTGGTGATAACCGTGATGTGGGCATGGTGGAGAAGGTAAGAGGTGTCGTTTCTTCGTTGCTTTGGAGCAACAACGATTCTTCAACATCTGGGTTGTCGACGACGACAGCAGCAACAACGATGACAGCAAACAACACATCCACAAACATTCCTGTCTCTGCCAATGCTCATCATACAG CCCTTGAGCAAGAGGAGAAGACCGAGGCAAGGAGGCTTCAGGCCAACTAA
- the LOC122058162 gene encoding uncharacterized protein LOC122058162 — MESGLQPIPVSAQKRDPAWNHCQLLKDGDRLKLRCIYCGKMFSGGGIHRIKEHLAGQKGNAATCPRVQKDVQHIMLESLNGGKVKRKKHKLAVVDSTNLNSIPNEIDTIDSQSEEKSGFQLHATPVTNYFGLIPWREEEMPDRNSDKRKRVHEEEMTGESSDRRKRQEGNSSPPPTNPDASPIDNITLGSTRGEDTVQKVGQFLYDVGVSQGAVNSIYFQPMIDAFLSEGSGLKAPSYHDVRGWVLKNSVVEVKSMVDQYKETWGRTGCSLLVDEWTMGTGRVLINFFAYCPKGTIFLKYVDASDIVRSTDALYGLLKEVVEEVGVQNVLQVITDSAEHYIVAGKRLTETFPTMYWTPCSARCIDLMLEDIGKFEWISEILENARTVTRFVYNHASILNMTRRYNNGKDLVQPAISSSATNFTTLRSMVDLKSNLQAMVTSQEWMDCHYSKKPDGIAMLDVICSESFWSSCGTIVHITDPLLRVLRMVGSEKRPAMGYIYASMYRAKEAIKKELVKKKYYLDYWNVIDHRWERQLARPLHAAAFYLNPKFFYGIEGDVHNEIMSGMLDCIERLVPEIEIQDKITKELNSYKNAVGDFGRKMAARARHTLPPDEWWSTYGGGCPNLTRLAIRILSQTCSMKVFKRHQISPKQIHHYTANRLERKRLSDLVFVEYNLRLRQMQLQKHKESEVMDPISIDIFDIVEEWVAEKDSVVGDIGSPDWTALVQPEANTAMSFSPKDEAEALVEGFGDYEIYNGVNEEEDTESQDQEE, encoded by the exons ATGGAGTCTGGACTGCAACCTATACCTGTAAGTGCACAAAAACGTGACCCAGCGTGGAATCATTGCCAATTGCTTAAAGATGGGGATCGGTTAAAACTCAGATGTATATATTGCGGCAAGATGTTCTCTGGTGGAGGGATCCATAGGATCAAAGAACACCTAGCTGGTCAAAAAGGCAATGCAGCTACTTGCCCAAGAGTGCAAAAGGATGTTCAGCATATTATGTTGGAAAGCTTAAATGGAGGCaaagtgaaaaggaagaaacACAAACTAGCTGTAGTAGATAGTACAAACCTTAACTCGATTCCTAATGAGATAGATACCATAGACAGTCAGTCTGAAGAAAAATCCGGGTTCCAATTGCATGCAACCCCCGTCACAAATTATTTCGGTTTAATACCATGGAGAGAGGAAGAAATGCCTGACAGAAATTCAGATAAAAGGAAGAGAGTGCACGAGGAAGAAATGACTGGTGAAAGCTCAGATAGAAGGAAGAGGCAAGAAGGAAACTCCTCCCCTCCTCCCACAAATCCTGATGCCAGTCCAATTGATAACATTACCTTGGGATCAACAAGGGGGGAAGATACAGTGCAAAAGGTTGGTCAGTTTCTCTATGACGTTGGAGTATCTCAAGGTGCGGTCAACTCTATATATTTTCAGCCGATGATTGATGCCTTTTTGTCTGAAGGATCGGGTTTGAAAGCACCATCTTATCATGATGTTCGGGGCTGGGTTTTAAAGAATTCAGTTGTGGAAGTGAAGAGCATGGTAGACCAGTATAAAGAGACATGGGGAAGAACTGGATGTTCTCTCCTGGTTGATGAATGGACAATGGGAACTGGAAGAGTTTTGATTAACTTTTTTGCTTATTGTCCTAAAGGAACAATTTTTCTGAAATATGTTGATGCCTCAGACATTGTTAGATCAACAGATGCTCTGTATGGGTTGCTAAAGGAAGTGGTTGAAGAAGTTGGAGTGCAAAATGTATTGCAAGTGATTACTGATAGTGCAGAACACTATATTGTCGCTGGGAAAAGGTTAACTGAAACTTTCCCTACAATGTATTGGACCCCTTGTTCAGCCCGTTGCATAGATTTGATGCTTGAGGATATTGGAAAATTTGAGTGGATAAGTGAAATACTTGAGAATGCTAGAACAGTAACCAGATTTGTTTACAATCATGCCTCCATTCTAAACATGACAAGAAGATACAATAATGGGAAAGATTTAGTGCAACCAGCTATCAGTAGCTCTGCAACAAACTTTACAACATTACGAAGCATGGTTGATCTCAAAAGCAATTTGCAGGCAATGGTTACTTCACAGGAGTGGATGGACTGCCATTATTCAAAGAAGCCAGATGGAATTGCAATGCTCGATGTCATTTGTAGCGAGTCCTTTTGGTCTTCATGCGGCACTATTGTTCATATAACAGACCCACTCTTGAGAGTTTTGAGAATGGTTGGCAGTGAGAAGAGGCCTGCAATGGGATATATTTATGCATCCATGTACCGAGCAAAGGaagcaataaaaaaagaacTGGTAAAGAAAAAGTATTACTTGGACTATTGGAATGTTATAGATCATCGGTGGGAGCGGCAGTTAGCTCGTCCTCTTCATGCAGCAGCTTTCTACCTGAACCCAAAGTTTTTCTATGGCATTGAAGGAGATGTGCACAATGAGATCATGTCAGGGATGTTGGATTGTATAGAACGATTAGTACCTGAGATAGAAATTCAAGATAAAATCACGAAAGAGCTGAACTCATACAAGAATGCTGTAGGGGATTTTGGGCGGAAGATGGCAGCTCGAGCTAGACATACTCTACCTCCTG ATGAGTGGTGGTCTACTTATGGAGGAGGTTGCCCGAATTTGACACGCTTAGCCATCCGCATTCTGAGTCAAACATGTAGCATGAAGGTTTTCAAGCGACATCAGATATCTCCCAAGCAAATACATCACTACACAGCAAACCGGCTTGAGCGCAAACGTCTCAGTGACCTTGTTTTTGTCGAATACAATTTGCGTTTGCGGCAGAT GCAACTCCAGAAGCACAAAGAATCCGAGGTGATGGACCCCATCTCCATTGACATCTTTGATATTGTTGAAGAATGGGTTGCTGAGAAGGATTCTGTTGTTGGGGACATTGGCAGTCCAGACTGGACAGCACTTGTTCAGCCTGAAGCTAACACTGCTATGTCATTCTCTCCAAAAGATGAGGCAGAGGCATTGGTTGAAG GTTTTGGTGACTATGAAATTTATAATGGAGTCAATGAAGAGGAAGACACAGAAAGCCAAGACCAAGAGGAGTAG